The Pristis pectinata isolate sPriPec2 chromosome 9, sPriPec2.1.pri, whole genome shotgun sequence genomic interval gtacaggatgtcatgttgcaagacgttgttggtgagaccatacttggagtattgagcaCAGTTCCGGTTGCCCAGctctgggaaggatgtcattaagctggaaaggatacagaaaagcttcacaaggatgttatcgaGACTGGAaggcttcagttacaaggagagggagGATAGGATGGGACTTTTATCCCCCAAGCtcgtaggaggttgagggatgacattatagaggtatataaaatcatgagcagcagagataaggtggatggtcacagtctttttcccagggtaggggagtctaaaactagagggcaaaggtttgagGTGAGTGGggtaaggggacctgaggagcaacttcttttTAACTACACAGAacgtggtgagtgtatggaatgagctgctagaggaagccgTAGAGGCAagagcaattacaatgtttaaaatacattttgacaggtacatggatagggaaggtttagagggattatagagatatggtccaaacacaggcaaatgggactagctcagatagacaccttggtcagcgtggacaagttgggtgaagggcctgtttccgtgctctatgattctacacCCTAAGTATGAATCCAAGCTCCCAACCATTGCAACTTTAACTgtctatcccattcccactctgaactCTTGAATCCCCAGCCACCCACTCCGTTGCAATGATACagagcctctaacctgctctgtAGCCACGGTAGCTCCAATCATTGGTGAACTCTAAAGTGTTGTTGGTGTGAGACTGGGAACAGTGGATACGTACCATATTTATTATTACTAATGTGGGTGTGACTGGCAAGGACAGTGTTTATTGCCTACATAGAActgtccctgagaaggtggtgacgaATTGGTTTCTTAAACTGTTGCAGCCTTTTGGAGGTAAGTACTCACACAGAGTTGTGAGCAGAATGCTCCAGGGTTTAAGCCCAgctacaatgaaggaatggtgatacatttccaagttaggaaatgtatcaccattagaagaggaacctgcaagtggtggtgttcccatgcagatgctcccttgtctttcttggtggcagaggctgCTGGTTGGAGTAAACTATATGAGTAAACCTCGGTACAACTTGTAGATGgtacagctgtgccactgtgagaCAGTGGTAGAGGGAAGGAATGTTTTGGAAAAACGTAATGAATTGCAAAGTTATCTAATTTGGTAAAGTAGAAAACTGAAATATGTTCTGAAGAGAGATTAGAAAAACATCAGTATTCAGAAGGTGCCTGTGATGTTGTGTAAATATCCCAGCAAGTTCATgcgcaattaggaaggcaaatactaTGTCAGCCTTTATTATAGAGATTGTCCTAGGAGGATTAAGACGACAAACTGCAATCATACAGTGTCTTGACATGACCACAACTTGAGTTTCTATACACTTCAAGTCTTCCTACCCAACTAAAGCTGTACCAGCCTTAAAGGGAGTGCAACCTTTTTTCTAGCCTGATTCCTGAAATGGTGTTGGCCAGTGATGGGAGATTGAATAGAAAAGGACTACCTTCCACAGATTTAAAACATGAGATCTTATATCAACATAAAATTCTTAATGGTCTTCACAGAGCGATGCTGGAAAATATTTCCCATGCCTGGCAATTCTAGTACCATGGATTCTAAACTCAAAAAAGGAGTCTACCATTTAGAACAAAGGAGTTGATATTTCTTCCTTGAGAAATGGTGAACCTTTGAAAATCTTCAATCCTCAAGGGCAAGATTATCAGTCTGAGAGTAATATTAAAGAAAGAGCTCAATTGATTTGAACCTTACGTAAGTGATAAAAAATTTATAAGTGAAGATTCTTAAGGAccggatttacttgcatttggaaggcATGGACTTTTCAGGGAAAGTCaaaatggctttgtgcggggaagGTCCTATctcacaaacttgactgagttttttgaataaGTGAAGATGATGAGTGATAAGGGTAgcacagtgaatgttgtctatgttGACTTTGGTAAGGCATCTGACAATGTCCCTCAAGGTAAGCTGGTTCAAAAAAATTGTTACATGGGATCCATGTGTGTTGGTATGTTGGATTCATATTTGGCTTTATcatagaagacacagggtagtggtggaggggtgtttctctgactgcatGTCTTTGACTCAcaatgttctgcaaggatcagcgatcaggcagaagatacaaaagcctgaagcatgtaccaccaggctcaaggacagcttctatccttctgttataagaccattgaatggttccctagtacaatgagatgaactcttgacctcacaacctaccttgttatgaccatgcaccttattgtctacctgcattgcactttctctgtaactgtaacaccttattctgcattctgttattgttttatcttgtactacctcaatgcgctgttgtaataaattgatctgtataaacagtaagcaagacaaatttttcactgtacctcagtacatgaaacaatagtaaaccaatttacctaaaTGATCTTGATGAAAGTGAAGTTGGTCtaatgagtaagtttgcagacaacatgaaaattggtggagttgtggacaatgagAAAGGTTGACAaatgatacagcaagatatagatcagttgtaaatttgggcagagaaatggcacatggagttcaatccagacaagtgtgaggtgttgcattttgggaagtcaaatgcaagaggaaagtatgcagaaaATGGCCAGACCCTTAGGAGCAAGTCCATAcctcctgaaggtggcaacacaaatggatacgGTGGTAAATaaaaaggcatacggcatgcttgccttcttcaattgggcattgagtataaaagttggtaagtcatgttgcagctatatgaaaCTTTAGTTGGGacacatttgaaatatttaatgcagttctggtcgccacactattggaaggatgtagaggctttggagagggtgcagaagaagtccaccaggatattgcctagatTGGAGTGGATTaactataaggaggggttggacaaacttggattgtttttgccgGAGTttaagaggttgaggggtgatccgatagaagtatataaagttatgagaggcatagatagggtagacagtcaagggtctttttcccagggtggaaatgtcaaatactagaggacataggtttaaggtgagaggattaaagtttaaaggagatgtatgaggcaagtttttttttaaaaacaaagagtggtaagtgcctggaacacactgccaagggaaCTGGTAGAAGCAGATTTGATAGTAACAttgaaggggcatttagacagacacatgaacaagcagggaacagATGGATACGGACAATGTGCTTAGATTGACACCCTGGTCGGCGCAGACATGGAGGGATGAAAGGCTTGTTCCTGctctgtactgctctatgttcctaCGTTTCAAGGGATATGTACTTAGAGTGAGAACGTAAAGTTGAGGCAGAAGATCAACCGTGAttttgctgaatggcagagcagtctggAAGGATTGAATGGCTAACTCCTGAATGTATTTCATATTACATTCAGTACCAGAAAGCCACATGTGGAATGATCATACACTCACTTGATCCTATTTCGGGCAGAAATTGAATTCCCTTGCAAAATCTATACCTGTACATCATCAGTAGtgctctctcctcttccagccTCGCATACTTCCAGTTTATACTCCTTCTTATCAAATTTCAGTATTTGTTCACATTTAAGGACATTATTTGCATCTGTAAGAAATAAATCATTTAGGAAAAGACAATAGGTATTAATGGGTGCCATCATCTCAGTGTTGGACAGACCCGATTGTGTAACAGAGTTTACTGCTTGCAGTATGTCTGCAAGATACAAACAACAAGGTAAGattttacatttatatttatCTGAGCCAGGAGTATCAAGAGTGCTCATTTTAAGCTCAGGTTCAAAAAATGCAGGGTGATATGCCCCTATGTTCACTGGTCATATAATCTTCCCCGCTCCCTGATCCTATCTCTGGACTTTTTTTCTGGCCCTCGATTCAGGTTCCATCACAGCTCAGCTTCTCAATCTCACTTCTGCTCTTTTTGTTCATCACTGACAATAACCATTCTCCCAGTACCTCCCCTCCTGAATTGGTCATCCCTTTCTGTTCCTGTACCATTCCCAGTTCCCTGTTCCCTTTAGCAACGCACAAAAAAACCCCCCTccttttatcctggcttctgccctctctttccagtccagatgaagggtctcagcccgaaacgttgactgatcattttccttcatagatgctgcttgacctgctgagttcctccagcatttttttttggtgtgttgctctagatttccagcatctgcagtctttcttgtgttccCAGTTCCCTTTAAGCACCTTACTGGCCTGATGCTAGTGTCTCACTGGTACAACCTCCCACTTTGTTTTATATAATCGCCCCATTGAGCTCAGACACCCAATGGTACCAAGAACCTGTGCATGCCCTGGGTCAAACAACTTAGACACAGGCATTCTTGGCTAAACCATGAATTACAAATATCCTTAAAATGCTAAACACTGACAAAGCAAAACAATGGCTTTTTTCATCTCAGATATCAGCTCACATACCTTTGTCTGTCACAAAGGTGATGAATGCACAGCCTTTGACACTCGTTGGATATTCCACATCCAGCACTTCGCCTCCTCCATTGCTTTGCGTCTGGAAATGGATCTTCAGTTTATCCACTGTCCGCTGCGCAGAAATGATTGTGGGAACATTCAGGACCTGAATTTTCTTTGGACATTGTAACTTCACGTCCGGTTGCTGAGTACTGTGaagaataatttttttattaaattcattttttattcAGTATTATGTGCTACTGTCTAAATAATGCTCAAATAAAGCAGGCAAGGGGAGACAATTTATACCTGAATATTCAAAATTGGAAGACCCTGTCATTTGCA includes:
- the LOC127574314 gene encoding RNA-binding protein 43-like translates to MKRHEDTLGAGCSTQQPDVKLQCPKKIQVLNVPTIISAQRTVDKLKIHFQTQSNGGGEVLDVEYPTSVKGCAFITFVTDKDANNVLKCEQILKFDKKEYKLEVCEAGRGESTTDDVQVMQFVSTKLDTSHFSTDLAQDLILKHGLEIVNYQGSIVEIKGSFSSLKELRRNLMNVTFHQLPCAVTESEQLTNN